One part of the Anopheles coustani chromosome 2, idAnoCousDA_361_x.2, whole genome shotgun sequence genome encodes these proteins:
- the LOC131265905 gene encoding cyclin-dependent kinase 12-like has translation MPPILSGSKDWSSEVDFDSSSNTFREKFCSSDPSNNNNYCNNLPMPPILTGTNYRNSDEDFDLLIDLPDQKSGSSVPSNNHVNCKRKKAALLKLPMPPILSGSKDWSSEDDFESSSNTFREKFSSSDPSNNNNNGNRVKRYRTRATFQQHLRVSSTLPARKLIPARHHTRSITCPISASGATTWGVRFIESFQLLEKIGEGSYGQVYKAKDQQTNELVALKKVHTEHEKEGFPIAAVREIKILRQLSHKNIVNLREIVTDKQDPLEFRKDKGSFYLAFEYMDHDLMGLLSSGMVDFNEQNHASIMRQLLDGLNYCHKKNFLHRDIKCSNILMNNRGEVKLADFGLARLYNADNRERPYTNKVSTLWYRPPELLLGEERYGPAIDVWSCGCILGELFLKKPLFQANQEPDQLELISRLCGTPTPAVWPNVIKLPLFNTLKSKKIYRRKLREGFIFMPTPALDLLDSMLVLDPDRRITVENALHSSWLKNIKPEELPLPQLPRGQDCHELWSIKRWRQLREQQESAKKQTLF, from the exons ATGCCTCCGATATTGTCAGGATCGAAGGATTGGAGCAGTGAAGTTGATTTCGATTCATCCAGCAATACGTTTAGGGAGAAATTTTGTTCGTCTGATCCttcaaataacaataattaCTGTAACAATCTACCTATGCCACCAATTTTGACTGGAACGAATTATCGAAACAGTGATGAAGATTTCGACTTATTGATCGATCTTCCAGATCAAAAGTCAGGTTCATCGGTCCCTTCAAATAACCATGttaattgcaaaagaaaaaaagctgcGCTGCTTAAGCTACCTATGCCTCCGATATTGTCAGGATCGAAGGATTGGAGTAGTGAAGATGATTTCGAATCATCCAGCAATACTTTTAGGGAGAAGTTTTCTTCGTCTGATCCttcaaataacaataataacggTAACAGAGTCAAACGGTACCGGACCAGGGCcacatttcaacaacatttgcgAGTCTCAAGCACGCTACCGGCTCGGAAACTGATTCCAGCTCGACATCATACGCGCAGTATCACCTGCCCGATATCTGCATCAGGTGCCACGACATGGGGGGTACGATTCATTGAGAGTTTTCAATTGTTGGAAAAGATTGGTGAAGGATCATACGGTCAG GTGTACAAAGCTAAAGACCAGCAAACCAACGAGCTTGTCGCACTAAAAAAAGTGCACACGGAGCATGAAAAAGAAGGATTTCCGATAGCAGCAGTGCGAGAGATAAAAATTTTACGTCAGCTCAGCCACAAGAACATAGTCAACCTGCGGGAAATAGTCACCGACAAGCAGGATCCTCTGGAGTTCCGCAAAGACAAGGGCTCGTTCTACCTGGCATTTGAGTACATGGATCACGATCTGATGGGTTTGCTCAGCTCCGGTATGGTGGATTTCAACGAACAAAACCACGCCAGCATCATGCGCCAGCTGCTGGACGGATTGAACTATTGCCACAAGAAGAATTTCTTACACCGCGACATTAAGTGTTCCAACATTCTTATGAACAACAG GGGTGAGGTAAAGCTTGCCGATTTTGGTCTAGCGCGATTGTACAACGCCGATAACCGAGAACGACCATACACGAACAAAGTCAGCACACTGTGGTATCGACCCCCGGAATTGCTGCTAGGCGAGGAACGCTATGGTCCAGCGATCGATGTTTGGAGCTGTGGGTGCATTCTCGGCGAACTCTTCCTGAAGAAACCGCTTTTCCAGGCGAACCAGGAACCGGACCAGCTGGAGCTGATTTCTCGACTCTGCGGTACACCAACGCCGGCGGTTTGGCCCAACGTGATTAAGCTGCCACTGTTTAACACACTCAAgtcaaaaaaaatatatcgcCGAAAGTTGCGAGAAGGCTTCATATTCATGCCCACTCCTGCTCTCGACTTGCTCGACAGTATGTTGGTGCTGGATCCCGACCGCCGAATCACCGTAGAGAATGCGCTCCACTCGAGCTGgctaaaaaatatcaaaccagAAGA ATTACCGTTACCGCAGCTACCAAGAGGGCAGGATTGCCATGAACTTTGGAGTATAAAACGATGGAGACAACTTCGTGAGCAGCAGGAATcggcaaaaaaacaaactctcttctAG